In the genome of Aspergillus luchuensis IFO 4308 DNA, chromosome 2, nearly complete sequence, one region contains:
- a CDS encoding uncharacterized protein (TransMembrane:1 (i117-135o)) produces the protein MIDIIPRPLDRKQTDLEIHNLEYWMGLLRQGFKRDSLVESVYRNWLDYLCDRGIQFLQQLALSPLFYTFPIDHLAKMCVSLTMPVLTHIISYRECLTATSYQGCLAAVFRKMRQTAMAYKFSFAAVVSASCLLLSNPSAIRRICIWVLKYSRSRGVLKMLLLYFICKCIPTKTLLSLAGEEETYQED, from the coding sequence ATGATTGATATTATACCCAGGCCCCTTGACAGGAAACAGACTGATCTAGAAATACATAACTTGGAATACTGGATGGGTCTCCTGCGCCAGGGCTTCAAACGTGACTCACTCGTGGAGAGCGTTTATCGCAATTGGCTTGATTACTTGTGTGACAGAGGCATTCAATTTCTTCAACAGCTTGCGCTTTCACCTTTGTTCTATACCTTTCCCATTGACCACTTAGCTAAAATGTGTGTTTCACTGACTATGCCAGTATTAACACACATCATCTCCTATAGGGAATGTCTGACGGCTACTAGCTATCAAGGTTGTCTAGCAGCTGTCTTTCGAAAGATGCGTCAAACAGCTATGGCTTATAAGTTCAGCTTCGCAGCAGTTGTTTCGGCAAGCTGTTTACTACTTAGCAATCCTTCCGCTATACGCAGAATATGCATCTGGGTTCTGAAGTATTCACGTTCGCGGGGTGTCCTGAAGATGCTGTTGTTGTACTTCATCTGCAAATGTATTCCAACAAAGACGCTATTGTCTCTTgctggtgaagaggaaaCCTATCAAGAAGATTAA
- a CDS encoding flavin monoamine oxidase family protein (COG:Q;~EggNog:ENOG410PKS9;~InterPro:IPR001613,IPR036188,IPR002937;~PFAM:PF13450,PF01593;~SECRETED:SignalP(1-17);~go_function: GO:0016491 - oxidoreductase activity [Evidence IEA];~go_process: GO:0055114 - oxidation-reduction process [Evidence IEA]) — translation MTFHLLILLLICLFAAAFSVSEVDVAIIGAGLSGLSAAKDIAAAGKTFAILEARDRVGGRVLNVELPGGIVEEVGAEFVGPTQDRVLALAGELGLATYPTYNTGNCTFLRNGTITNYTCELGSASLPPLATETLIEVGTLQQQLNALAAEIDVRAPWDHPNASMWDTMTLGTFFASQLTLSDAKFLLNTFVTGVLGTETNEPSLLYTLAYIAASGNETEVGTLDRLIDVVGGAQESRIVGGTQLIALRLADKLGIENIHLCSPVRRVEHNNGQYMIISNETQIIAKRVIVAMSPPMAARISYDPPLPPARDQLTQRMGMGSIGKAIVIYPTPWWREQGLNAQALADTGIIHITFDNTPVDESVGAIMGFILGDDMRLVDKMNETEIEAAVIDSFVGMFGPQAAHPDHVIVQRWDWEEYSRGGPVAYAPPSVLTDYGEYLRESVGGIYFAGTEASYYWTGYMDGAVRSGEHVAAEVLRSLE, via the coding sequence ATGACTTTCCATCTCCTTATTCTACTCCTCATCTGCCTCTTCGCAGCAGCCTTCTCCGTCTCGGAAGTGGACGTTGCAATCATCGGCGCAGGCTTATCCGGCCTCTCCGCAGCAAAAGACATCGCCGCCGCTGGTAAAACCTTTGCCATACTTGAAGCCCGCGATCGTGTCGGAGGTCGTGTCCTGAATGTCGAACTTCCTGGCGGTATTGTCGAGGAAGTTGGGGCCGAGTTTGTGGGTCCAACGCAGGACCGAGTCCTAGCACTTGCAGGTGAACTGGGGCTAGCTACCTATCCGACCTATAACACAGGCAATTGCACTTTCCTGAGAAACGGTACAATTACAAACTATACATGTGAATTGGGTAGTGCTAGTCTTCCGCCCTTAGCCACTGAGACTTTGATCGAGGTGGGAAcactccagcagcagcttaaTGCCCTCGCCGCCGAAATTGATGTTCGGGCACCATGGGATCATCCCAACGCCTCTATGTGGGATACCATGACTCTGGggaccttcttcgcctcgcAGCTTACATTGTCTGATGCGAAGTTTCTTCTCAATACATTCGTTACTGGGGTTTTGGGTACCGAGACTAATGAGCCCTCGTTGCTGTATACGCTCGCTTATATCGCGGCGAGTGGGAATGAGACGGAGGTGGGAACACTGGATCGGCTTATTGATGTGGTTGGGGGTGCTCAGGAGAGTCGGATAGTTGGCGGGACCCAGCTGATAGCGTTGAGGTTGGCGGATAAATTGGGAATAGAGAACATTCACCTTTGCAGTCCTGTTCGGAGAGTGGAACATAACAACGGGCAATACATGATTATCTCAAATGAGACTCAGATCATAGCAAAGCGAGTCATCGTCGCAATGTCCCCTCCTATGGCCGCACGCATCTCCTACGacccacccctccccccagcACGAGATCAACTCACTCAGCGCATGGGCATGGGATCAATAGGCAAAGCAATAGTCATCTATCCCACACCTTGGTGGCGTGAGCAGGGGCTGAATGCGCAAGCACTTGCCGATACCGGCATCATCCACATAACGTTCGACAACACCCCGGTTGATGAATCCGTTGGTGCTATCATGGGGTTCATCCTTGGTGATGACATGAGACTAGTGGACAAGATGAACGAGACAGAGATTGAAGCAGCAGTCATTGACAGCTTCGTAGGCATGTTTGGTCCACAAGCTGCGCATCCCGACCATGTGATTGTTCAGCGCTGGGACTGGGAAGAGTATTCCCGCGGTGGACCAGTCGCTTATGCGCCTCCTAGTGTGCTCACTGATTATGGTGAGTATTTGAGGGAGTCAGTGGGTGGGATTTACTTCGCTGGTACGGAGGCGTCATACTATTGGACTGGGTATATGGATGGGGCTGTGCGGTCGGGAGAACAtgtggcggcggaggtgtTGAGATCGTTGGAGTGA
- a CDS encoding uncharacterized protein (COG:S;~EggNog:ENOG410PV69;~InterPro:IPR010730;~PFAM:PF06985) — MRLINARTLGLEEFVGQNIPRYAILSHTWGQDEVTFQDMQTPTATKKLGYAKIKHSCERALQNSLGYVWVDTCCIDKTSSAELSEAINSMMAWYAESEICYAYLADVPPKIDGKLDEAAFSRSRWFTRGWTLQELIAPAELIFLAQDWSDLSARETLADIISDITGISTSFLLVRLHNEDLKFDLMSTSIAERMSWASNRETSRIEDMAYSLLGIFQVNMPLLYGEGSAAFRRLQEEIIKYSDDQSLFAWSFRAPEHDLSHKRPLSISQSLLWEMVFIFKDYAIPPETSGAMQIDFSDIDGMLAESPAAFRDCGNIVPCDVKKPTPPFSMTNKGLSIELPLFRLTDGCFVLLQCQSKTDPTRLIAVPLLKIYDTYSRSKRGNYVADHAAWFRWPRKQLYFFPDTDATYAGIMNMNRPCYSVVIRRLPPNLGIVDVLPSNSGRRSDSRVVFTKATGDLGFNTKVVFVSLQDMDDSSLSFILAIKMGKPFWSYGPNWDATITP, encoded by the coding sequence ATGCGATTGATAAACGCCAGAACCCTCGGATTGGAGGAATTTGTGGGCCAGAATATTCCTAGATACGCTATCCTGTCTCATACTTGGGGACAAGATGAAGTCACCTTCCAGGACATGCAGACGCCAACTGCCACCAAGAAATTGGGGTACGCCAAAATCAAGCATTCCTGTGAACGGGCTCTGCAAAATAGTCTAGGCTATGTATGGGTGGATACCTGCTGCATCGATAAAACGAGCAGTGCTGAACTTTCTGAAGCCATCAACTCTATGATGGCATGGTACGCGGAGTCCGAAATCTGCTATGCATATCTAGCAGATGTACCCCCAAAAATTGATGGAAAGCTTGATGAAGCCGCCTTTTCGCGGAGTCGATGGTTCACTCGAGGATGGACTCTTCAAGAGCTCATCGCACCAGCAGAACTCATATTTCTGGCTCAGGATTGGTCAGATCTATCCGCGAGGGAGACTTTGGCTGATATTATAAGTGACATTACTGGCATTAGTACCTCCTTTCTACTAGTGAGGCTGCACAATGAAGATCTCAAATTCGATCTTATGTCAACAAGCATCGCGGAACGAATGAGCTGGGCATCGAACCGTGAAACAAGTCGAATAGAGGACATGGCATATTCTTTGCTGGGTATTTTCCAAGTCAACATGCCCCTCTTGTATGGAGAGGGATCTGCTGCTTTTCGAAGACTACAAGAAGAGATCATAAAATATTCCGACGATCAATCATTGTTTGCGTGGAGCTTCAGAGCACCAGAACATGATTTGAGTCATAAACGACCATTGTCTATATCTCAGTCATTGCTCTGGGAAATGGTTTTTATCTTCAAAGACTACGCAATTCCCCCAGAAACCTCTGGAGCAATGCAAATTGATTTCTCAGATATCGATGGGATGCTCGCGGAGTCCCCAGCAGCATTTCGGGATTGTGGCAACATAGTTCCATGCGACGTCAAGAAGCCGACCCCTCCCTTTTCGATGACCAACAAGGGCCTAAGCATAGAACTGCCACTCTTTCGACTCACAGACGGCTGTTTCGTTCTGCTTCAGTGCCAATCCAAGACGGACCCGACTAGGCTAATCGCCGTGCCGTTACTGAAGATATACGATACCTACAGCCGATCAAAACGAGGGAACTACGTGGCCGATCATGCAGCCTGGTTTAGATGGCCCCGTAAACAGCTTTACTTTTTCCCTGATACTGATGCAACATATGCAGGCATCATGAATATGAATCGGCCATGTTATTCCGTCGTTATAAGACGTCTTCCGCCTAATCTTGGGATAGTGGACGTACTCCCATCGAATTCTGGCCGGCGGTCTGATTCAAGAGTCGTCTTCACAAAAGCCACTGGAGACCTTGGCTTCAATACCAAAGTCGTTTTTGTTTCGCTCCAGGACATGGATGACAGCAGTCTCTCGTTCATATTGGCTATTAAAATGGGAAAGCCCTTCTGGAGCTACGGTCCCAATTGGGATGCTACCATCACACCTTAA
- a CDS encoding uncharacterized protein (COG:S;~EggNog:ENOG410PWQV;~TransMembrane:7 (o31-51i63-87o107-130i142-168o198-219i231-254o274-296i)), with product MPGGLHPPLSVMESWPARNTINPETHGAASIVLPVIFGSVAVTAVILRLWARCVIQRQGKLDDIFIALALIPAIGLNISFPLGAYIYGENHHVWDNTLPQLLQSRKLAIAQELFYILSSCFTKISVLLFYRRMGHRTTISPRFLNIIYISIASVAAYTLAFFIVIWVACRPFSAYWMEVDPEYTATHKYTCYNEPAHLIAATFISLVQDIVATTLPAVLCWGLQMRLRQKVLLNGVVFGLGYLAAVVAGVRVWFLYRMFYVSYDASWDVWYCWVLAMLEVDVAVGCSCLPGVNVFVRSVGCGGGRKGGSGSGSGVGSWSWSVGRSRSWSWKWVKEGGVGVHVSTRMRANTVDGEARGVKNEGGERGSNDTERDLLDRQAGSVVELKVYREVLEGEV from the exons ATGCCAGGGGGCCTGCATCCACCGCTTTCGGTCATGGAATCATGGCCTGCGcgcaacaccatcaacccgGAAACCCATGGAGCAGCGTCCATTGTGCTCCCAGTTATCTTCGGATCCGTCGCAGTCACAGCAGTCATACTTCGACTATGGGCTCGCTGCGTGATTCAGCGACAAGGTAAACTAGACGACATATTCATCGCATTAGCACTA ATCCCAGCCATAGGCCTCAACATCAGCTTCCCCCTCG GAGCTTACATCTACGGCGAAAACCACCACGTATGGGACAACACACtccctcaactcctccaaTCGCGCAAACTTGCCATCGCACAAGAACTTTTCTACATCCTCTCCTCATGCTTCACCAAGATCTCGGTCCTTCTCTTTTACCGGCGCATGGGCCACCGTACCACTATCTCCCCTCgcttcctcaacatcatctaCATCAGCATCGCCAGCGTAGCAGCCTACACgctcgccttcttcatcgtaaTCTGGGTCGCCTGTCGTCCCTTCTCGGCCTACTGGATGGAAGTCGACCCGGAGTATACCGCCACGCACAAATACACGTGCTACAACGAACCTGCTCATCTCATTGCAGCGACATTTATAAGTCTCGTGCAGGATATCGTGGCCACGACGCTACCTGCTGTGTTGTGTTGGGGCTTGCAGATGAGATTGAGGCAGAAGGTATTGCTTAATGGGGtggtgtttgggttggggtaTTTGGCTGCTGTTGTGGCGGGGGTGCGGGTGTGGTTTCTTTATAGGATGTTTTATGTCAGTTATGATGCAAGTTGGGATGTTTGGTATTGTTGGGTGTTGGCGAtgttggaggtggatgttgccGTGGGGTGTTCGTGTTTACCCGGGGTTAATGTTTTTGTGAGGAGTGTGGGGTGTGGTGGGGGCaggaaggggggaagtgggagtgggagtggggtGGGGTCGTGGAGTTGGAGTGTTGGGAGGAGTcggagttggagttggaagtgggtgaaggaggggggtgtgggGGTTCATGTTAGTACTAGGATGAGAGCCAATACTGTTGATGGGGAAGCAAGGGGGGTAAAGAATGAAGGGGGTGAGAGGGGGTCAAATGATACGGAGAGGGATCTTCTGGATAGGCAGGCTGGTAGTGTGGTTGAGTTGAAGGTGTATAGagaggtgttggagggggaggtgtgA
- a CDS encoding catalase/peroxidase (COG:C;~EggNog:ENOG410PIB6;~InterPro:IPR000763,IPR002016,IPR010255,IPR019794, IPR019793;~PFAM:PF00141;~go_function: GO:0004096 - catalase activity [Evidence IEA];~go_function: GO:0004601 - peroxidase activity [Evidence IEA];~go_function: GO:0020037 - heme binding [Evidence IEA];~go_process: GO:0006979 - response to oxidative stress [Evidence IEA];~go_process: GO:0055114 - oxidation-reduction process [Evidence IEA]), with protein sequence MAEAKCPFSQSRSNANVAGGGTRNTDWWPDQLNLGILRQHAPASNPYERDFDYTAAFNSLDYYAVKKDLHALMTDSQDWWPADFGHYGGLFIRMAWHSAGTYRVFDGRGGGGQGQQRFAPLNSWPDNASLDKARRLLWPIKQKYGAKISWADLMLLAGNVALESMGFKTYGFSGGRADTWEADESVYWGGESTWMGNDVRYSDGFPGVTKHGALSGDEPPHRNIHTRDLEKPLAASHMGLIYVNPEGPDGNPDPVAAARDIRTTFGRMGMNDEETVALIAGGHSFGKTHGAAPSDNVDVEPAAAGLENQGLGWSNRYQSGKGPHAITSGIEVTWTKTPTKWSHAFLEYLFRFDWELTKSPAGANQWQAKNTEAIIPDAYDPSKKHLPKMLTTDLSLRYDPTYEKISRRFLENPDQFADAFSRAWFKLLHRDMGPRTRYIGPEAPTEDLIWQDPIPAVNHTLVDANDIAALKRAILDTGLDKSKFVSTAWASASTFRGTDKRGGANGARIRLTPQRQWEVNNQPWLEETLSTLEKIQKDFNDRNSSTGKKISLADLIVLAGCAAIEKAAQEAGHSITVPFTPGRMDASQEQTEVESFSHLEPVADGFRNYGKSSSRVRAEHYLVDKAHLLTLTAPEMTVLVGGLRVLNTNYDGSKHGVFTSTPGRLTNEFFTNVLDMNTAWKAKDGGRDLYEGTDRKTGQPKWTATRADLVFGSHAELRALAEVYGSSDGQEKFVKDFVTAWDKVMNLDRFDLKTSGIARSKL encoded by the coding sequence GTCCTTTTAGCCAAAGCAGGTCTAACGCCAACGTTGCTGGTGGAGGCACCCGCAACACTGACTGGTGGCCTGATCAGTTGAACCTGGGCATTCTTCGCCAGCATGCTCCGGCATCCAACCCTTACGAGCGGGACTTCGACTACACCGCCGCTTTCAACAGCCTCGACTACTATGCCGTCAAGAAAGACCTCCATGCCTTGATGACCGACTCGCAAGATTGGTGGCCTGCTGATTTCGGTCACTATGGTGGCCTGTTCATCCGCATGGCCTGGCACAGTGCCGGTACCTACCGGGTCTTCGATGgccgcggtggtggtggtcagggTCAACAACGGTTCGCTCCTCTCAACAGCTGGCCTGACAATGCTAGCTTGGACAAGGCTCGTCGCTTGCTGTGGCCCATCAAGCAGAAGTACGGAGCAAAGATTTCCTGGGCGGacttgatgctgctggccgGCAATGTGGCCCTGGAGTCAATGGGCTTCAAGACATATGGATTTTCCGGTGGTCGTGCAGACACATGGGAGGCAGATGAGTCCGTCTactggggaggagagtcAACCTGGATGGGTAACGACGTACGTTACTCTGATGGCTTCCCGGGAGTCACCAAGCATGGTGCGCTCTCTGGGGACGAACCACCCCATCGCAACATTCACACCCGCGACCTGGAGAAGCCGCTGGCTGCATCGCACATGGGTTTGATCTACGTTAATCCCGAGGGTCCCGATGGCAACCCAGACCCGGTTGCCGCCGCCCGCGACATCCGCACCACCTTCGGTCGCATGGGAATGAACGACGAAGAGACGGTCGCTCTGATCGCTGGTGGCCACAGTTTTGGTAAGACACACGGTGCCGCTCCATCTGATAACGTCGATGTTGAacccgctgctgctggtctcGAAAACCAAGGGTTGGGCTGGTCCAACCGCTACCAGTCCGGCAAAGGGCCACACGCCATTACCAGCGGTATCGAAGTGACCTGGACCAAGACTCCCACCAAGTGGAGTCATGCGTTCCTCGAATACTTGTTCCGTTTCGATTGGGAACTCACCAAGAGTCCTGCGGGCGCCAACCAGTGGCAGGCCAAGAACACCGAGGCCATCATTCCCGATGCCTATGACCCCTCCAAGAAGCACCTCCCTAAGATGCTGACAACCGATTTGTCGCTCCGTTACGACCCCACCTACGAGAAGATTTCCCGGCGCTTCTTGGAGAACCCTGACCAGTTCGCCGATGCTTTCTCTCGCGCTTGGTTCAAGCTTCTCCACCGTGACATGGGTCCCCGAACCCGGTACATTGGGCCTGAGGCACCAACCGAGGATCTGATCTGGCAGGATCCCATCCCGGCTGTCAACCACACTCTGGTTGATGCAAACGACATCGCTGCTCTGAAGCGCGCTATTCTCGACACTGGATTGGACAAGTCCAAATTCGTGTCCACCGCCTGGGCCTCCGCATCCACCTTCCGTGGCACCGACAAGCGCGGCGGTGCGAACGGTGCCCGCATCCGCCTGACACCCCAGCGCCAGTGGGAGGTCAACAACCAGCCATGGTTGGAGGAGACTTTGTCCACGCTCgagaagatccagaaggacTTCAACGACCGGAATTCCTCgactggaaagaagatctcCCTCGCCGATCTCATCGTCCTGGCTGGTTGCGCGGCTATTGAAAAGGCTGCCCAAGAGGCCGGCCACTCCATCACCGTTCCCTTCACCCCCGGCCGCATGGACGCCAGTCAAGAGCAGACCGAGGTGGAATCTTTCTCTCACCTCGAGCCTGTGGCTGATGGATTCCGCAACTATGGAAAGTCCTCGTCTCGGGTGCGCGCTGAACACTATCTCGTCGACAAGGCACACCTGTTGACGCTCACTGCGCCCGAGATGACCGTCCTGGTGGGTGGCCTGCGCGTCCTGAACACCAACTACGATGGATCGAAGCATGGTGTCTTCACCTCCACTCCCGGTCGCTTGACGAATGAATTCTTCACCAACGTCCTTGACATGAACACGGCCTGGAAGGCTAAGGATGGTGGTCGCGATCTGTACGAGGGTACGGATCGTAAGACGGGTCAGCCGAAGTGGACGGCGACACGGGCAGATCTGGTCTTTGGCTCGCATGCTGAGCTGCGCGCTCTGGCCGAGGTCTATGGAAGCTCGGATGGACAGGAAAAGTTTGTCAAGGACTTTGTTACCGCTTGGGATAAGGTCATGAATCTGGATCGCTTTGACCTGAAGACCTCGGGTATTGCACGCTCCAAGCTGTGA
- a CDS encoding uncharacterized protein (COG:G;~EggNog:ENOG410PMPD;~InterPro:IPR015943,IPR000254,IPR035971;~PFAM:PF00734;~go_component: GO:0005576 - extracellular region [Evidence IEA];~go_function: GO:0005515 - protein binding [Evidence IEA];~go_function: GO:0030248 - cellulose binding [Evidence IEA];~go_process: GO:0005975 - carbohydrate metabolic process [Evidence IEA]), translating into MYTNDWDPNDGSILRSTDQGDTWEETKLPFKVGGNMPGRGVGERLAVDPNDNSILYFGARSGNGLWKSTDYGVTWSNVTAFKWTGTYFQDSSSTYTSDPVGIAWVTFDSTSGSSGSPTPRIFVGVVDTGESVFVSEDAGETWAWVSGEPLYGFLPHKGVLSPSEHTLYISYSNGAGPYDGTNGTVHKYNITSGTWTDISPTSMADTYYGYGGLAVDLQVPGTVMVAALNCWWPDELIWRSTDSGATWSPIWAWNGYPSINYYYSYDISNAPWLQDDTSTDEFPVRVGWMVEALAIDPFDSDHWLYGTGATIYGGHDLQNWDSSHNVTIESLAVGIEEMAVLGLITPPGGPALLSAVGDDGGFYHTSLTTAPSQYYHTPTYGSTNGIDYAGNKPANIVRSGSSDSDPTLALSSSFGESWYADYAASSSTATGQVALSADADTILLMNSDGAYRSKSSATLSAVSSLPSGAVIASDKANNTYFYGASGSSFYLSSDTAATFTVTTTLGSSTTANAIRAHPSLAGDVWVSTDTGLFHSTNYGKSFTQIGSGCTEGWSFGFGKPSSDGDYPVLFGFFTVDGVTGLFKTEDQGVNWQIISDADHGFGAASANVVNGDLQNYGRVFVGTNGRGIFYGDPSGSLPSATATASSASSTAVKSSTSTSTSKVGTSTTVSSTKSTVTTITTSSIKSTTLTTTTKSSSSTTSATSTATATASAYGQCGGSGYTGATQCPSGWTCTYENEFYSQCLEG; encoded by the exons ATGTACACTAATGACTGGGATCCCAATGACGGCTCGATCCTGCGGTCAACCGACCAGGGCGATACCTGGGAGGAGACAAAGCTTCCCTTCAAAGTTGGAGGGAACATGCCCGGTCGGGGCGTTGGCGAA CGACTCGCCGTGGACCCGAATGACAACAGCATCTTGTATTTTGGAGCCCGCAGTGGCAATGGCTTGTGGAAGAGCACGGACTATGGCGTGACCTGGTCGAACGTGACTGCCTTTAAGTGGACTGGCACTTATTTTCAAGACTCCAGCTCCACCTACACGTCTGATCCGGTAGGAATTGCCTGGGTCACCTTCGACTCAACCTCGGGGTCTAGTGGCTCTCCGACTCCGCGCATCTTTGTTG GCGTGGTGGACACTGGAGAATCAGTCTTTGTTTCTGAAGATGCTGGTGAAACTT GGGCCTGGGTATCCGGAGAGCCATTGTATGGCTTCCTTCCCCACAAAGGCGTTCTGTCACCATCCGAGCACACTCTCTATATCTCCTACTCCAACGGCGCTGGTCCTTACGATGGCACCAATGGCACTGTGCACAAATACAACATCACCAGCGGCACCTGGACCGATATCAGCCCGACCTCCATGGCAGACACCTACTACGGCTATGGTGGACTGGCAGTCGACCTCCAGGTTCCCGGCACTGTCATGGTCGCAGCCCTTAACTGCTGGTGGCCCGATGAGTTAATCTGGCGTAGTACAGATTCAGGAGCAACTTGGTCGCCTATCTGGGCTTGGAATGGCTATCCCAgcatcaactactactattcgtATGACATCTCCAACGCCCCGTGGCTACAAGACGACACCTCAACGGACGAGTTCCCAGTCCGCGTCGGGTGGATGGTCGAAGCCCTCGCCATTGACCCCTTCGACTCTGACCATTGGCTTTACGGTACTGGTGCGACCATCTACGGTGGTCATGACCTCCAAAACTGGGACAGCTCACACAATGTAACCATCGAATCTCTCGCCGTAGGTATTGAAGAAATGGCTGTCCTTGGTCTCATCACTCCCCCGGGCGGACCTGCCCTTCTCTCTGCGGTCGGCGACGATGGTGGCTTCTACCACACTTCCCTAACCACCGCCCCTTCACAATACTACCACACCCCAACCTACGGGTCAACTAACGGTATCGACTATGCCGGCAACAAGCCCGCCAACATCGTTCGTTCTGGATCCAGTGACTCTGATCCCACCCTCGCCTTATCTTCCAGCTTCGGTGAGTCCTGGTACGCCGACTacgctgcttcttcctccactgCGACCGGCCAAGTCGCCCTCTCCGCAGACGCCGACACTATCCTGCTCATGAATAGCGACGGCGCCTATCGTTCTAAAAGTTCAGCTACTCTCAGCGCagtctcttctctcccctctgGAGCTGTCATAGCCTCTGACAAGGCTAATAACACCTACTTCTACGGAGCGTCCGGCTCCTCTTTCTACCTTTCATCTGACACCGCGGCGACCTTTactgtcaccaccaccctcggcagcagcacaacCGCCAACGCCATCCGCGCGCATCCCTCCCTTGCTGGTGACGTCTGGGTCAGTACTGACACAGGCCTCTTTCATTCAACCAACTACGGCAAGTCATTCACTCAGATCGGAAGCGGATGCACGGAGGGATGGAGCTTCGGGTTTGGCAAGCCCTCTTCCGATGGTGATTACCCTGTTCTATTCGGCTTCTTCACTGTCGATGGCGTCACAGGTCTCTTCAAaacagaagatcaaggtgTCAATTGGCAGATAATCTCCGACGCCGATCACGGGTTCGGGGCTGCATCGGCGAATGTCGTTAATGGTGATTTGCAGAACTATGGAAGGGTATTTGTCGGCACAAATGGACGGGGCATATTTTATGGTGATCCGAGTGGAAGTCTGCCGAGTGCGACTGCTACTGCATCTAGTGCTTCATCGACGGCGGTGAAGAGTTCAACTTCGACTTCGACTTCTAAGGTAGGTACGAGCACGACTGTTTCGAGTACAAAGAGTACGGTTACAACTATTACTACGAGCAGTATTAAGTCGACGACGttgacaacgacaacgaaGTCGAGTAGTTCGACTACTTCGGCAACATCGACTGCTACTGCGACGGCGTCAGCGTATGGGCAGTGCGGTGGCAGCGGGTATACGGGAGCGACGCAGTGTCCGAGTGGGTGGACGTGCACGTATGAGAATGAGTTTTATTCGCAGT GTCTGGAAGGTTGA